Part of the Prevotella communis genome is shown below.
TCAGCGTCTTCAACGCATAAAAACGGAGAAAGATAACACGTAAATGAAATAAAATTGCTAACTTTGCAAGAAATTTACAAAGTTAGCAATTTTATGTATTTTACAGGCATAACCATCGCCGTGATGACATTCCTCACCATCGGCATCTGGCATCCCATCGTGATCAAGACAGAATACTACTGGGGCACCCGTCCCTGGGTTCTCTACCTGATAGTAGGCATATGCTGCTGTGCAGGCGCCCTGTTCACGGACAACGTCTATCTGTCGTCATTCCTTGGCGTCTTCGGCGCCTCGTCCCTCTGGGCTATCGGCGAACTCTTTGAGCAGAAGAAGCGCGTAGAGAGGGGATGGTTTCCCATGAATCCAAAGAGAAAGAGTGACTACAGGCAAGCCTGAGTCACTCTTTTACAGTTTTACTTGTTAATCCTCAACACCGGCGCAATCTTGTTGCAAGGCTTGGGTAGTTGTACCTCAAGGCCTGCAGCCGTCTGGCGCGCCTTCAGCTTACCATAGCCCAGCAGATAGACACTGCTGATGGATTTCTTGAAATGGGGTCCCTTCTTAGCCAGCGACTTGATAAGCAGTTTGCCATCCTCAGGCCAGCCCATCGCTGTGACGTAAAGATATTTCCGTGTCTGGTTGAAGCGAATGTCGCGATAGTCCATCCCGTTATACTGCGCCTCGTTGAAGCCCTGGTCGCTGATCTTGATGTCCTTCTCGGCCACAGGACCCTCACCAAACTTCACCCACGGACGGGTACCGAAGATGCTCTCGCCGTTCTGCGTCATCCAGGGTTCCAACTCATCCAGGAAGGCAGCCGCCTTCTCATCATAGGTGCCATCGCCACGCAGGGGGATATTCAGCAGCAGGTTACCATTCTTTGATACGATATCCACGAGTTGCTTTACAATATTCGTCGCTGTGCGATAGCCGCGACGATAGGTACGTGTGTTGTAATGCCAGTCGCCAATACAGTTGCACGTCTGCCAAGGCTGCTCAATCATCTGATTGGGAGCGCCACGCTCCACATCCCACGTCAGCGCTTTCTTTTGGTCCTCGTTTAGAATCTTGCCAAAGACCACGCCGCGCGGATTCTTGTTATAGAGGTGGGCTGCAATCTTCAGGCCACAGTCGCTCAGGGGATAGAACGGCAGCACGGTGACATCGAAATAGATGAGGTCAGGCTGATAGCAGTTGATGGCATCGAGGGTACGGTCATAGAAGTTGGTGACAAACTCCTGTGACGGCGGACAGGCACCGTGGCTCCAATCCCATTGGGAGTGGACACGTCGGTTGTCCCACGAGCCTTGACTCATGGGGTGTTGCTGCTGATAGAGCATCTGGGGGTCCAGTCCTTCCCACCATTTGCCCTTGCCGTCGGCCTTTGTCAGGTTACCGTCGTACCACACACCCGCCTTGTCGCCTTCAAGGTCATAGCGCCTTGAGGGCTCGAACCAGGTCCACGCATGGTCGGCATGGAACGAGATACCCAAGGGTAGTCCCTGCTTCTTGGCAGCCTTGGCCCATTCGTCCAGGATATCACGCTTAGGACCGATATTCTTAGAGTTCCAGGGCTGATATTTGGAATCCCACAGGTCGTAATTGTCGTGATGATTGCCCAGCACAAAGAAATACTGGGCGCCACAGCGCTTATAGCGCGCCACGAGACTGTCTGGATTCCAGCGCTCGGCCTTGAATAGGGGGAGCACATCCTTATAGCCAAACTCAGAGGGGTGGCCATAATGCTCACGGTGGTATTTGTACTGGTCGCCGCCCTCCAAATAGAGACCGCGGGCCATCCAGTCGCCGCTACCCTCTACACACTGGGCACCCCAATGGGCCCAGATGCCGAACTTCGCATCACGGAACCACTCTGGTGTCTGGTGCTGCTCGAGCGACTGCCACGTAGGTTCAAACTGTCCCGTCTGCATCTGTTCGTGCACTTCGCTGACGGGAATCCGGTAAGTTTCCTGAGCCGTCATCGTCATCGCGCAACAGCCCAAGAGCATTGTTACTGAAAAAATCTTCATTCTATATTATTCTGTTGGATTTAGTTTCCGATACATCATTCCATAGACGGCACATGCCACGAAGCAGACAAGGGGCACGATGTAGGCTATCTGGTAGACCTGTGCGTTATGGTGCATGATAAATGCCGTGAACTGAGGTACGCAGGCATTGCCCACGATAGCCATCACCAGGAAGGCAGAACCCGACTTGGTCTGCTCGCCCAGTCCGTCGATGGCCAGGGAGAACTGCGTAGGATAGATGATGGACATAAAGAAGGACACGGCCAGCATCGCATAGAGACCCACATAGCCGCCAAACACCATGATGACCACGCAGAGCACCACATTGGCCAGGGCATAGACGGTCAGCATATGCTCGGGCTTGAAGCGTCCCATCAGCAGGGTGCCTATCCATCGGCCTACGAGGAAGGCCAGCATATAGAGGCCAAAGAAGGTGGTGGCTGTATCCTCGTCGATGCCGGCATACGTACAGCAATAGACCAGGAAAAGACTGTTGACCGCCGTCTGACCGCCATTATAGAAGAACTGGGCTATGACGCCCCAGCACAGATGCGGTTTCCTCAGGGCAGAGAAATCGATGAGCTTGCCCTTGGCTTCCTGTTCTTCATCGCCAACCTTGGGCAACTTCACCCACACCAGGATCAGGGCCACGAGAATCAGGGCCGATGCCAGCAGGAGGTAAGGCAGTTTCATGGAGTCGGTCTCCGTCTGGATATAGGCGTCCCATCCGCCCAGATAATCGGCAGGCAGGGTGTCGCGCGTAAAGTCGTTGCCACTGAGCACCAGTTTGCTGAGGAACATGGCCGAGATGAAAGCGCCCAGTCCGTTGAACGACTGCGCCAGATTCAGTCTGCGGGGTGCCGTATGGGCATCACCCAGCACGGTGACATAGGGATTGGCTGCCGTCTCGAGGAAACACATACCCGTGGCAATGATAAAGAAGATGCACAGATAGACGCCGTAGCTCTTTACCATGGCTGCAGGGAAGAACAGCAGACCACCCATGGCGGCGATGAGCAGACCCGTGATGATACCCACCCTGTAGCTATACCGGCGCATGAACATGGCGATAGGGATAGGACAAACAAAATAGGCCAGCCAGTAGGCACTCTCGGTAAACGAGGCCTCAAAGGTGTTGAGTTCGCATGTCTTCATCAACTGACGAATCATCGTAGGAAGCAGGTTACTGCTGATTGCCCATAAAAAGAACAGGCAGAAAATCAGGCCCAGGGCCACTTTGTTATGTTTCATTCTATCTCAAGCTTTAGGTTTATGAAATTTTGTGGGCACAAAGGTAATAAAAATCTGCCAAAACGAATAAGACAAAAAGAACTTTTTATAGCACAAAATGAAAAACGCCCCTCAATGCGGGATGCATCAAGGAGCGTGTCGGAAAGGAAACGTGAACCTTCTTTAGAAATGCATACGCAAATCTACGCCAGCATGCAGGGGATTGCCCTGATGGGCAAAGCTCTGATTGGTCATCTGGCTGTTCACGAGGAATGTATGATAGTTTGTGTTGGTCAGGTTGCGGCCCCAGAAATCCACCTCTACCTGGTTCAGACGGAACATCAGGTGGGCGCCCAGTGTGGCATAGAACTTCTGGTACATGTCATTATTGGCCTCCCAGTAGGTCTTACCCTGTCCCTTGACATTGAAGCCCAGGGTGATGCTGCTCAGGATATCATCCTCTACATCGAAACGGTAGTCGCCGTTCACGCTGAACTGATGCAGAGGGATGAAAGGCACGTACATGTCCTTGTAGCTGATGAGGTTGTGCGCATTGTCATAGTCGTCATACTCCTTGAACTTGGCATGGGTGAAGCTGTAGGTGGCACCCCACATCAGGTGGTTGTCGAAAGCCTGTCCGCGAAGGGCCGTCTCCACACCGCAGCTATAGCTCTTGCCGGCATTGTCGATGATACGACCGAAGCCATAGTCGGCACTCATACGTGAGATTTGCTGGTTGCGGATCTGGGTATAGAAGAGTGCCACGTCGGCCTTCACCTTATGGTCAAAGAGATTCAGGTGAGCGCCAGCCTCGTAGTTCCAGGTGGTCTCTGCATCATAGCTGATCTGCTGGTCCTTCTGAGCCTGGTCGTCGGCCGTATGCTGCACCTTGCCGTCGCGGGGGAAGTTGGCACCCAGCGAGCGCATCTCCATCTGGAAGATATCGCTGAAGCCCTGGAAGTTATAGCCACCTGCCAGATAGCCCTTGCTCACCACGGCATAGACATTGGAACCATCCTCGCAGAGGCGGCAGGTCAGGCCGAACTTAGGCAGGAGCTGGTTGGAGGTCTTCTTCAGGGACGACTCGAACGTTGACTCGTATGGGATATTCATCACCATAGGTGCCGGACGACCGGGAATCGTCATGGTCATGGTGATATCAGCCAGGGCGCTGGTCAGGTAATCGTTCTTGATCTGATGATGCTCAAAGCGCAGGCCCAGGGTAGCCATCAGACGGTCAGAGAGATGCAGGTTGGACTCATGGAACACGGCTGCATTCATCTGAGGGGTACGGAAATCGCCAGGCACGCGGAAATTATCGAAGGTCATCTGATGCGTAGCGGGCAGTACGCGCTGCATCATGGCGTTGAGCATGTCGGTCATGCCCTGGCCAAAGCCTACAGGGGCATCGATATGGAGCCACTGGTAACTGCCGAAGACACCCGTGGCGTGCTGCCAGCGACTGGCGTTCTTTGAACGGAACACGATCTCCTCGGTCACGGCATTCATCTTCTGTGTCTGCTGCAGGCTCAGATAGTCCGTTGGCACATAGTCCTGGTCCATCTTCATGCGGTCCCAGAGGTACTGGTGACTGGTTGTTGACGTCAGCAGATAGCCGTTGAGGTCGTAGGAAACGGTCAGTCCTGTATTCACCATCTGACGACGATAGGTATTCATGAAAGTGGTAGAGGGGTCGGCCGTCTCGTCCTTGTCAGCATCATAGGCACCATAGGGAAAACCGTTCTGGATGGTGAACTGATAGTCGCTGGTCAGGTCGAAAGTGAGTCTTGAACTGGGTTTCCACATCAGGCGCACCTTGGCTCCAGCCTCATCAATCTTGTCGTTGCTCTCGTTCAGATTGGTGTTGTGGAAGAAACCGTCCTCACTATTATAGAAGCCTGCCACCATAAAGGCGAACTTATCGCAGGGACGGTGATAGTGAGCCACCTCGGCCTTGCGGCCCTGTCCGAGGCCCATACCCAGACCCAGGTTCACGTCCGTGCCCTGATAGTTCATGGGGTTCTTGGAATAGATACGTACGATGCCGCCCTCGCTATTGCCACCATAGAGGGTGCCCTGAGGACCACGCAGCACGTCAACTCGGTCGAGCTGGTAGAAATGGGTATTGAAGGCCGACTTCGACATCAGGGGGATATGGTCGTAATAGATACCTACGGCCGAGTTGTTCAGACGTGAGCCGATACCTCTTATATACATAGAGGAGGTCAGGCGACTGCCATACTGGGGCATGACGAACGAAGGGACATAGTCAGACAACTGGCCCAGGCTCTTCACCTGGAGCGTCTGCATGTCCTGCATGCCGAAGGCACTGCTGCTCATGGGCTGCTGACGAAGGAACAGGCCCTCCTTGGGCTGGGCCACTACAACCACCTCGTCGAGGTCGATCACACGACTGGTATCGTTGACACTCTCAAAAGAAGCCTCCTTCACATTATCAGCAACCACCATGGTGGCCGACAACAGACAGAGGCTTGTTATAACAATCTTTTTCATCCTTAAAAAATATACCATAAAAAACTGGATGCAAAGGTACGGCGATCTTTGCATCCATGCAATCCCTATTTATATGGATTTTTATTTATTTGCCAATAAACTTTGCAATGGTCTCCAGGCACTTGGCACTACTGATGGGCTTGGTTAGGAACTCATCACAGCCTACCTCAAGCGCCAGCATACGGTCGCTGTCGAAAGCATTGGCCGTCAGAGCCACCACAGGCAGGTCTGGCATCTTCTCCTTAATCAACTTGGTAGCCTCCAGTCCGTCCATTACGGGCATCTTGATATCCATCAACACCATGTCGAAACCACCAGCCAGCGCCATGTCTACAGCCTCACGTCCGTTGACGGCACGCTGGAATTCGTAGTCACGCTTCAGGATGTAGGTCATCAAGATGAAGTTACTGTCATTGTCTTCTGCTACTAGGATTTTCTTCATACCCAAACATGTTTAGTTAGTTAATTTGTTACAAAAGTAATCATTTTCCCTGACATTATTTGCATCTTTCATAACTTTTAACTAATTTTGCACGATAAGAATTGACAATCACCAATTATATTATAACTAACAACATGAATCTGAAACTCTTATCTCTCGCATTCGCCTTATCAGCATCACTCGCTGGCGAGGCTCAGCACGTGATGGACGTGAATGCAAAAAAACTGGGAGCACCAGTACAGTCAACCATGTATGGTATCTTCTTCGAGGATATCAACTATGCTGCTGACGGCGGTCTCTATGCGGAACTGATTATGAACCGCTCGTTTGAGTTTCCCAACAACTTTGCCGGCTGGGACATCTCAGGAAACGTATCGCTGAAGGACGATGGTCCCTTTGAGCGCAACCCCCACTATGTACGTATGGCTCCTGCAAGCCACAGGGACAAGCACACGATGATTGAGAACCAGGGTTTCTTCGGCATCGGCGTGAAAGGTGGCGAGGAGTACCGCTTCTCTGTATGGGCCCGCGTGCCCGATGGCGGCAGTGCCAAACTGTGGATCGACCTGGTGGACAACGCCACGATGGGCGACGACCAGAAACTGGGCAACGCCAGCGTGGACGTCAGTGGCAAGGAATGGAAGAAATACACGGCTGTCATCAAGCCCAAGCGCACCTTTGCCAAGGCACATCTGCGTGTGTGGGGCGACAGTAAGGCAACGACCGACGTAGAACACGTGTCACTGTTCCCCGTCAAGACCTGGAAAGGTCGTGAGAACGGCATGCGTCAGGACCTGGCACAGGCACTGAACGACATGCATCCTGGTGTGTTCCGCTTCCCTGGCGGCTGTATCGTGGAAGGTACAGACCTGGAGACACGCTATCAGTGGAAGAACACCGTGGGACCTGTAGAGAACCGTCCCCTGAACGAGAACCGCTGGCACTACACCTTTACAGGACGCTACTTCCCCAACTACTACCAGAGCTACGGACTGGGCTTCTTCGAGTTCTTCCAGCTCTGTGAGGATTTCGGTTGTGAGCCCCTGCCCGTCATCTCATGCGGCCTGAGCTGTCAGTTCCAGAACCCAGACCCCACGAAGCCAGGCGTACACGTACCTGTAGACCAGCTTGACGAGTATATCCAGGATGCACTCGACCTGGTGGAGTTTGCCAATGGCGACGTGAACACCAAGTGGGGTAAGGTGCGTGCCGACATGGGACATCCCGCTCCTTTCAACCTGAAATTCCTGGGCGTGGGCAACGAGCAGTGGGACTACGACGAGAAGCACGGCGGCTATGGTCCTGTGTTCACCGAACGCCTGAAGAAGTTCAGCGACGCCCTGCGTGCCAAGTATCCCACCCTGAAGCTCATCGGCACCACTGGTCCTAACAGTGAGGGCTGGGACTTCGACCTGTTGCAGCCTCGCATGAAGGAACTGAAGGTGGACCTTTACGACGAGCACTATTATCGTGACGAGAAATGGTTCCTGAGCCACGGCTTGCGCTACGACTCATACGACCGCAAGGGTCCGCGTGTGTTTGCCGGTGAGTATGCCTGTCATGGACGCGGCAAGAAATGGAACCACTACGAGACCTCACTCTACGAGGCAGCACATATGACTGGTATCGAGCGTAATGCCGACCTGGTGCACATGGCTACCTACGCTCCCCTCTTCGCACATGTGGAGGGATGGCAGTGGCGTCCGGATGCTATCTGGTACGACAACCTGCGCTCTTTCAAGTCCGTCAGCTACTATGTGCAGCAGATGTTTGCCATGAACAAGGGTACCAACGTGCTCCCGCTCACCATGGACAAGAAGCCCGTTGCCGGTCAGGAAGGACAGGACGGTCTGTTTGCATCAAGTGTCTTCGACAAGACCACAGGCGAGGTTATCGTCAAGGTTGTGAACACCTCTAAGCAGGCTCAGCCTGTCACATTGAACCTGCAGGGTATCAAGGGCAGTCGCACCGCCGAGACCCTGACACTGAGCTGGAGTGGTTCGATGGACGACGAGAACACGCTGGATCAGCCAGAGAAGATTACGCCAAAGACGGGCAGCATCGGTTGCACAGCCGACAAGAAGCAGGCAGTACTCAACGATGAGTTGCCAGCCATGTCGTTCCGCATCTACAAAATCAAGAAGTAACCGCTGACAAGCAATCAATAAAAAGCCTCCAGCCCTGGCATCACAGGACTGGAGGTTTTTTCTGTCTGTCTGGAAAACCTATTCTTGTATCAGGGCGTCAAACTCATCCGGTTTTCCCACGATATTAAACACGCTCTTCAGCAATTGCTTGCGTCGCGAATACAGGTTCTGGGGCGTGATATCCATGAAGGCGGCAACCTCAGAGAGGGCGAAACGCAGACGGATGAGCATGCAGATACGATAATCGGTATCTTTCATGTTGTGGTTGGGGTCAACCTTCTTCCTGAAATCAGGCAGGTACTCGTCGACCGCCATTTCAAGCGCGTTCCAGTCGTCCCTCGAAATACTTTGCAGGGGATGCTTGCCCAAGTCCCTGAAACGAAGGTAGACATCCGACTCGTAGATTCTGTTCTCCTGTATTCCGTTCTCCTGCGAATCCTGTTGCTGGGGTTTCTTCTTCCGCTTCAACAGGAAGCCAGCGACACCCAGGAGTGCCAGAAAGACCAGTCCGCCTACAACCCAGATGAGACCACCTGCCGACTCC
Proteins encoded:
- a CDS encoding DUF4491 family protein, translated to MYFTGITIAVMTFLTIGIWHPIVIKTEYYWGTRPWVLYLIVGICCCAGALFTDNVYLSSFLGVFGASSLWAIGELFEQKKRVERGWFPMNPKRKSDYRQA
- a CDS encoding alpha-L-fucosidase, which codes for MKIFSVTMLLGCCAMTMTAQETYRIPVSEVHEQMQTGQFEPTWQSLEQHQTPEWFRDAKFGIWAHWGAQCVEGSGDWMARGLYLEGGDQYKYHREHYGHPSEFGYKDVLPLFKAERWNPDSLVARYKRCGAQYFFVLGNHHDNYDLWDSKYQPWNSKNIGPKRDILDEWAKAAKKQGLPLGISFHADHAWTWFEPSRRYDLEGDKAGVWYDGNLTKADGKGKWWEGLDPQMLYQQQHPMSQGSWDNRRVHSQWDWSHGACPPSQEFVTNFYDRTLDAINCYQPDLIYFDVTVLPFYPLSDCGLKIAAHLYNKNPRGVVFGKILNEDQKKALTWDVERGAPNQMIEQPWQTCNCIGDWHYNTRTYRRGYRTATNIVKQLVDIVSKNGNLLLNIPLRGDGTYDEKAAAFLDELEPWMTQNGESIFGTRPWVKFGEGPVAEKDIKISDQGFNEAQYNGMDYRDIRFNQTRKYLYVTAMGWPEDGKLLIKSLAKKGPHFKKSISSVYLLGYGKLKARQTAAGLEVQLPKPCNKIAPVLRINK
- the fucP gene encoding L-fucose:H+ symporter permease — protein: MKHNKVALGLIFCLFFLWAISSNLLPTMIRQLMKTCELNTFEASFTESAYWLAYFVCPIPIAMFMRRYSYRVGIITGLLIAAMGGLLFFPAAMVKSYGVYLCIFFIIATGMCFLETAANPYVTVLGDAHTAPRRLNLAQSFNGLGAFISAMFLSKLVLSGNDFTRDTLPADYLGGWDAYIQTETDSMKLPYLLLASALILVALILVWVKLPKVGDEEQEAKGKLIDFSALRKPHLCWGVIAQFFYNGGQTAVNSLFLVYCCTYAGIDEDTATTFFGLYMLAFLVGRWIGTLLMGRFKPEHMLTVYALANVVLCVVIMVFGGYVGLYAMLAVSFFMSIIYPTQFSLAIDGLGEQTKSGSAFLVMAIVGNACVPQFTAFIMHHNAQVYQIAYIVPLVCFVACAVYGMMYRKLNPTE
- a CDS encoding TonB-dependent receptor, producing MKKIVITSLCLLSATMVVADNVKEASFESVNDTSRVIDLDEVVVVAQPKEGLFLRQQPMSSSAFGMQDMQTLQVKSLGQLSDYVPSFVMPQYGSRLTSSMYIRGIGSRLNNSAVGIYYDHIPLMSKSAFNTHFYQLDRVDVLRGPQGTLYGGNSEGGIVRIYSKNPMNYQGTDVNLGLGMGLGQGRKAEVAHYHRPCDKFAFMVAGFYNSEDGFFHNTNLNESNDKIDEAGAKVRLMWKPSSRLTFDLTSDYQFTIQNGFPYGAYDADKDETADPSTTFMNTYRRQMVNTGLTVSYDLNGYLLTSTTSHQYLWDRMKMDQDYVPTDYLSLQQTQKMNAVTEEIVFRSKNASRWQHATGVFGSYQWLHIDAPVGFGQGMTDMLNAMMQRVLPATHQMTFDNFRVPGDFRTPQMNAAVFHESNLHLSDRLMATLGLRFEHHQIKNDYLTSALADITMTMTIPGRPAPMVMNIPYESTFESSLKKTSNQLLPKFGLTCRLCEDGSNVYAVVSKGYLAGGYNFQGFSDIFQMEMRSLGANFPRDGKVQHTADDQAQKDQQISYDAETTWNYEAGAHLNLFDHKVKADVALFYTQIRNQQISRMSADYGFGRIIDNAGKSYSCGVETALRGQAFDNHLMWGATYSFTHAKFKEYDDYDNAHNLISYKDMYVPFIPLHQFSVNGDYRFDVEDDILSSITLGFNVKGQGKTYWEANNDMYQKFYATLGAHLMFRLNQVEVDFWGRNLTNTNYHTFLVNSQMTNQSFAHQGNPLHAGVDLRMHF
- a CDS encoding response regulator: MKKILVAEDNDSNFILMTYILKRDYEFQRAVNGREAVDMALAGGFDMVLMDIKMPVMDGLEATKLIKEKMPDLPVVALTANAFDSDRMLALEVGCDEFLTKPISSAKCLETIAKFIGK
- a CDS encoding alpha-L-arabinofuranosidase C-terminal domain-containing protein, translated to MNLKLLSLAFALSASLAGEAQHVMDVNAKKLGAPVQSTMYGIFFEDINYAADGGLYAELIMNRSFEFPNNFAGWDISGNVSLKDDGPFERNPHYVRMAPASHRDKHTMIENQGFFGIGVKGGEEYRFSVWARVPDGGSAKLWIDLVDNATMGDDQKLGNASVDVSGKEWKKYTAVIKPKRTFAKAHLRVWGDSKATTDVEHVSLFPVKTWKGRENGMRQDLAQALNDMHPGVFRFPGGCIVEGTDLETRYQWKNTVGPVENRPLNENRWHYTFTGRYFPNYYQSYGLGFFEFFQLCEDFGCEPLPVISCGLSCQFQNPDPTKPGVHVPVDQLDEYIQDALDLVEFANGDVNTKWGKVRADMGHPAPFNLKFLGVGNEQWDYDEKHGGYGPVFTERLKKFSDALRAKYPTLKLIGTTGPNSEGWDFDLLQPRMKELKVDLYDEHYYRDEKWFLSHGLRYDSYDRKGPRVFAGEYACHGRGKKWNHYETSLYEAAHMTGIERNADLVHMATYAPLFAHVEGWQWRPDAIWYDNLRSFKSVSYYVQQMFAMNKGTNVLPLTMDKKPVAGQEGQDGLFASSVFDKTTGEVIVKVVNTSKQAQPVTLNLQGIKGSRTAETLTLSWSGSMDDENTLDQPEKITPKTGSIGCTADKKQAVLNDELPAMSFRIYKIKK